One part of the Lapillicoccus jejuensis genome encodes these proteins:
- a CDS encoding NAD-dependent epimerase/dehydratase family protein → MASVVLVTGVSRYLGGAFAQALSRVGEIERIIGVDVIAPPHSIGRAEFVRADIRNPMIGKIIQQARVDTVVHMNVIATPVTAGGRTSQKEINVIGTMQLLAACQKAPDLQRLVVKSSAAVYGSSPRDPAMFTEDMVPKSMPRNGFGKDSVEVEGYVRGFSRRRPEVGVAMLRFANVIGPGIRTALTDYFSLPVVPVPFGFDARLQFVHETDATAAMVAATTADEACGIVNVAGDGVISVLQAAALVGRPVLPLPMAAAGLVGGLARQVGLADFSADQMEFLAHGRGLDTTRMRQVLGFDPTYTTRAAFTAFAGHVGGPIPGSGAVGQAAGAAAGSAASAASALTHALTPGRTD, encoded by the coding sequence GTGGCGTCGGTGGTGCTCGTCACGGGGGTCTCGCGCTACCTCGGCGGAGCCTTCGCGCAGGCGCTGAGCCGTGTCGGCGAGATCGAGCGGATCATCGGCGTCGACGTCATCGCGCCGCCGCACTCGATCGGCCGGGCCGAGTTCGTCCGCGCCGACATCCGCAACCCGATGATCGGCAAGATCATCCAGCAGGCGCGGGTCGACACGGTCGTGCACATGAACGTCATCGCCACGCCCGTCACCGCCGGTGGACGCACCTCCCAGAAGGAGATCAACGTCATCGGCACGATGCAGCTGCTCGCGGCGTGCCAGAAGGCGCCCGACCTGCAGCGGCTCGTCGTCAAGTCCTCGGCCGCGGTCTACGGCTCGTCGCCGCGCGACCCGGCGATGTTCACCGAGGACATGGTGCCGAAGTCCATGCCCCGCAACGGTTTCGGCAAGGACTCGGTCGAGGTCGAGGGCTACGTGCGCGGGTTCTCACGGCGCCGCCCCGAGGTCGGGGTGGCGATGCTGCGCTTCGCCAACGTCATCGGCCCCGGCATCCGCACCGCGCTCACCGACTACTTCTCGCTGCCGGTCGTGCCGGTGCCGTTCGGGTTCGACGCGCGGCTGCAGTTCGTCCACGAGACCGACGCGACGGCGGCCATGGTCGCCGCGACGACGGCGGACGAGGCCTGCGGCATCGTCAACGTCGCCGGCGACGGCGTCATCAGCGTCCTGCAGGCGGCCGCGCTCGTCGGCCGTCCCGTCCTGCCGCTGCCGATGGCGGCGGCCGGTCTCGTCGGCGGCCTGGCCCGGCAGGTCGGCCTCGCCGACTTCTCGGCCGACCAGATGGAGTTCCTCGCCCACGGCCGGGGACTGGACACGACGCGGATGCGCCAGGTCCTCGGCTTCGACCCGACGTACACGACCCGGGCCGCCTTCACCGCCTTCGCCGGCCACGTCGGCGGGCCGATCCCCGGCTCGGGCGCGGTCGGCCAGGCCGCCGGCGCCGCCGCCGGCTCGGCGGCCAGCGCCGCCTCCGCCCTCACCCACGCCCTCACCCCCGGGAGGACCGACTGA
- a CDS encoding helix-turn-helix domain-containing protein produces MSPERQLAEVRFLTVAEVASIMRVSKMTVYRLVHAGELPAVRVGRSFRVPEDAVDRYLRASYVDSA; encoded by the coding sequence ATGTCCCCCGAGCGCCAGCTCGCCGAGGTGAGGTTCCTGACGGTCGCCGAGGTCGCCTCGATCATGCGGGTGTCGAAGATGACCGTCTACCGGCTCGTCCACGCGGGCGAGCTGCCCGCCGTCCGCGTCGGTCGCTCCTTCCGCGTCCCGGAGGACGCCGTCGACCGCTACCTGCGCGCGTCGTACGTCGACTCGGCCTGA
- a CDS encoding glycoside hydrolase family 15 has translation MTGGRTTRRALLGGVGALGLAAVGGGAVLRARAEDSGPADLPLRSVTVALSAPGTPVEVPVADAARVVPGTRVLRGARDERSLVAAQRASLVAAPAWVRAGDRWGALARDALLDLQVLALPDGAHVAGWTPAWRYVWPRDSSHVAAAYVATGRAAQAAPLVRFLVRVQSDDGWFEARYRPDGSGPPDDRQRQLDGTGWALWAAATVSTALPRAEGAALAGECRRMARRGLALVDGSTDGGRSLPPASPDYWEVPERSVTLGTVAPLVLGMRCAATVLAGLGDDRSAARARAVGAALASTLEASYGPQGYPRHLDDDDPDAAVGFLAPPYAAAPVARVTAALPASEARMRRRAGGVAPGASWRDDGISWTPETALLALGYAGSGRTADAWRLLDWVERHRTAVGSLPEKVLWDGRPASVAPLGWTAALVLLTLERLRG, from the coding sequence GTGACCGGGGGCCGGACGACGCGCCGCGCGCTGCTCGGCGGCGTGGGCGCCCTCGGGCTGGCCGCCGTCGGCGGCGGCGCCGTCCTGCGCGCCCGGGCCGAGGACTCCGGCCCCGCCGACCTGCCGCTGCGCTCGGTCACCGTCGCGCTGTCGGCGCCCGGGACGCCGGTCGAGGTGCCCGTCGCCGACGCCGCGCGGGTGGTGCCGGGCACGCGGGTGCTGCGGGGAGCCCGCGACGAGCGGTCCCTCGTCGCGGCCCAGCGCGCGAGCCTGGTGGCCGCCCCGGCGTGGGTCCGCGCGGGTGACCGCTGGGGCGCCCTGGCCCGGGACGCGCTGCTCGACCTGCAGGTCCTCGCCCTGCCCGACGGCGCGCACGTGGCCGGGTGGACCCCGGCCTGGCGCTACGTGTGGCCGCGCGACTCCTCGCACGTCGCCGCGGCGTACGTCGCCACCGGGCGGGCCGCGCAGGCCGCTCCGCTCGTGCGGTTCCTGGTCCGCGTCCAGTCCGACGACGGGTGGTTCGAGGCGCGCTACCGGCCCGACGGGTCGGGGCCGCCGGACGACCGCCAGCGCCAGCTCGACGGGACCGGGTGGGCGCTGTGGGCGGCCGCGACCGTGTCGACCGCGCTCCCCCGCGCCGAGGGCGCAGCGCTGGCGGGCGAGTGCCGCCGGATGGCGCGGCGCGGGCTGGCGCTCGTCGACGGGTCGACCGACGGCGGCCGCAGCCTGCCGCCGGCGTCGCCGGACTACTGGGAGGTGCCCGAGCGGTCGGTCACTCTCGGGACGGTCGCGCCGCTCGTGCTCGGGATGCGCTGTGCGGCAACGGTGCTGGCCGGTCTGGGCGACGACCGCTCGGCCGCGCGGGCCCGGGCGGTGGGGGCCGCGCTCGCCTCGACGCTCGAGGCGTCGTACGGGCCCCAGGGGTACCCGCGGCACCTCGACGACGACGACCCGGACGCGGCGGTCGGGTTCCTCGCCCCGCCGTACGCCGCCGCCCCGGTCGCCCGGGTGACCGCTGCCCTGCCGGCGAGCGAGGCGCGGATGCGTCGTCGTGCGGGGGGCGTCGCGCCGGGCGCGTCGTGGCGCGACGACGGGATCAGCTGGACGCCGGAGACGGCGCTGCTCGCGCTGGGGTACGCCGGGTCGGGCCGCACCGCCGACGCGTGGCGGCTGCTCGACTGGGTCGAGCGTCACCGGACCGCGGTCGGGTCGCTCCCCGAGAAGGTGCTGTGGGACGGCCGCCCGGCGTCGGTCGCGCCGCTGGGCTGGACGGCCGCCCTCGTCCTGCTCACCCTCGAGCGGCTGCGGGGCTGA
- a CDS encoding 30S ribosomal protein bS22, which translates to MGSVIKKRRKRMAKKKHRKLLRKTRHQRRNKK; encoded by the coding sequence ATGGGCTCTGTCATCAAGAAGCGCCGCAAGCGGATGGCGAAGAAGAAGCACCGCAAGCTGCTGCGCAAGACGCGTCACCAGCGTCGCAACAAGAAGTAA
- a CDS encoding potassium channel family protein: MARNKLFTEPVAVIGLGRFGTACALELARVGHPVTVVEKDPVVAEAFHGRVDKVVVRDATQPAAVQAVRQAGTKIAVVGIGSSVEASVLAAVNLVDAGVPTIWAKAMSPEHGRILERIGVHQVVYPEGESGQRTAHLLNGRLLDYLEFDDDFVIVRMRPPAEAVGFTLTQSALRSKYGVTVVGVKALGEEFAYAEAHTKIRADHELIVSGPPGLVERLAARP; the protein is encoded by the coding sequence ATGGCCCGCAACAAGCTCTTCACCGAGCCCGTCGCCGTCATCGGCCTGGGGCGCTTCGGCACCGCCTGCGCCCTCGAGCTGGCGCGCGTCGGCCACCCGGTGACCGTCGTCGAGAAGGACCCCGTCGTCGCCGAGGCCTTCCACGGCCGGGTCGACAAGGTCGTCGTGCGCGACGCCACCCAGCCCGCCGCCGTCCAGGCCGTGCGGCAGGCGGGGACGAAGATCGCCGTCGTCGGGATCGGGTCGTCGGTCGAGGCGTCGGTCCTCGCGGCGGTCAACCTCGTCGACGCGGGCGTGCCGACGATCTGGGCCAAGGCGATGTCGCCCGAGCACGGCCGGATCCTCGAGCGGATCGGCGTGCACCAGGTCGTCTACCCGGAGGGCGAGTCGGGTCAGCGCACCGCGCACCTGCTCAACGGCCGGCTGCTGGACTACCTCGAGTTCGACGACGACTTCGTCATCGTCCGGATGCGCCCGCCCGCGGAGGCGGTCGGCTTCACGCTGACCCAGAGCGCGCTGCGCAGCAAGTACGGCGTCACCGTGGTCGGGGTCAAGGCGCTCGGCGAGGAGTTCGCCTACGCCGAGGCGCACACGAAGATCCGCGCCGACCACGAGCTCATCGTCTCCGGGCCGCCCGGGCTCGTCGAGCGGCTCGCGGCGCGGCCGTGA
- a CDS encoding lysophospholipid acyltransferase family protein, which yields MAAGSGATARSASTTRTSATKAATRGKGATTKAAATKAPASASTPPAAPPATPSATPSAAPPRRDAFAAGARRASGERARRTRTPLLPAAAPAGPVAAGADVLDRSTQQEVELPASPPSDGAEPTTPAPAAAGTDAPSRARKHRPQPAPELPARPSPGVLARSGSRVDSRGRTGDGPARTGSARVASRAAARARRPLRAVPDLAPDALGVPAPGATGTPDRRPTRPRPGATAGVAPTTRTVGGDSAGAAGIRPGLEDLLQAGVAALRTVVAATGVTPEEVEQQVAATLAFLRRRLSGEFTVDEFGFDGDFTDHVYLPLLRPLYQRWFRVEVRGIENLPTEGGGLVVANHSGTLPMDALMTQVAVHDEHPTHRHLRMLGADLVFSTPVVGQLARKSGSTLATNPDAERLLREGELVGVWPEGFKGIGKPFSERYKLQRFGRGGFVSAAVSAGVPIIPCSIVGAEEIYPLLGNLKTLARLFGSPYAPVTPTWPLLGPLGMVPLPSKWIIEFGVPVETADLGPGAAEDPMLVFDLTDQIRETIQQTLYSLLMQRRSVFF from the coding sequence ATGGCTGCCGGCTCCGGCGCCACCGCGCGCTCCGCCTCGACGACCAGGACCTCCGCGACGAAGGCCGCGACGAGGGGGAAGGGGGCGACGACGAAGGCCGCGGCGACGAAGGCGCCGGCGAGCGCCTCGACCCCGCCGGCCGCCCCGCCGGCCACCCCGTCGGCCACCCCGTCGGCCGCCCCGCCGCGCCGCGACGCCTTCGCGGCCGGCGCCCGCCGCGCGAGCGGCGAGCGGGCGCGTCGTACCCGCACCCCGCTGCTGCCGGCCGCCGCCCCGGCGGGACCGGTCGCCGCGGGCGCCGACGTCCTCGACCGCTCGACGCAGCAGGAGGTCGAGCTGCCGGCGAGCCCGCCCTCGGACGGGGCCGAGCCGACCACGCCCGCGCCCGCCGCGGCCGGCACCGACGCGCCGTCCCGGGCCCGCAAGCACCGCCCGCAGCCCGCCCCCGAGCTGCCGGCCCGCCCCTCGCCGGGCGTGCTGGCCCGCTCGGGCAGCCGGGTGGACAGCCGAGGCCGCACCGGTGACGGGCCGGCCCGCACCGGCAGCGCCCGGGTGGCCAGCCGGGCCGCGGCCCGCGCCCGCCGCCCGCTGCGCGCCGTCCCCGACCTCGCCCCCGACGCCCTCGGTGTCCCGGCCCCCGGTGCCACCGGCACGCCCGACCGGCGTCCCACGCGTCCGCGCCCCGGGGCGACGGCCGGCGTCGCACCCACGACCCGGACCGTCGGTGGCGACAGCGCCGGCGCGGCGGGGATCCGCCCGGGCCTGGAGGACCTGCTCCAGGCCGGGGTCGCCGCGCTGCGCACCGTGGTCGCCGCCACCGGGGTCACGCCGGAGGAGGTCGAGCAGCAGGTCGCCGCGACCCTGGCCTTCCTGCGGCGCCGGCTCAGCGGCGAGTTCACCGTCGACGAGTTCGGCTTCGACGGCGACTTCACCGACCACGTCTACCTGCCGCTGCTGCGCCCGCTCTACCAGCGCTGGTTCCGCGTCGAGGTCAGGGGCATCGAGAACCTGCCCACCGAGGGCGGCGGCCTCGTCGTCGCCAACCACTCCGGCACGCTGCCGATGGACGCGCTGATGACCCAGGTCGCCGTCCACGACGAGCACCCGACGCACCGGCACCTGCGGATGCTCGGGGCCGACCTCGTCTTCTCCACCCCGGTCGTCGGCCAGCTGGCCCGCAAGTCCGGCTCGACGCTCGCCACCAACCCCGACGCGGAGCGGCTGCTGCGCGAGGGTGAGCTCGTCGGCGTCTGGCCCGAGGGGTTCAAGGGCATCGGCAAGCCGTTCAGCGAGCGCTACAAGCTCCAGCGGTTCGGCCGCGGAGGGTTCGTCTCGGCGGCCGTGTCCGCCGGGGTCCCGATCATCCCGTGCTCGATCGTCGGCGCCGAGGAGATCTACCCGCTGCTCGGGAACCTCAAGACGCTCGCCCGGCTGTTCGGGTCGCCGTACGCGCCCGTCACCCCCACCTGGCCGCTGCTCGGTCCGCTCGGCATGGTGCCGCTGCCGAGCAAGTGGATCATCGAGTTCGGCGTCCCGGTCGAGACCGCGGACCTCGGCCCCGGCGCCGCCGAGGACCCGATGCTCGTCTTCGACCTCACCGACCAGATCCGCGAGACGATCCAGCAGACGCTCTACTCGCTGCTCATGCAGCGCCGCTCGGTCTTCTTCTAG
- a CDS encoding enoyl-CoA hydratase-related protein has protein sequence MSEAPVPEVRYDVVDGVAVLTLDAPSRRNALSVAMAGELAAAVARADGDPAVGAVVVTGGPHFCAGAERSVLADAGEDPVEDGRYRALGAVYEAFTRVGTATVPTVAAVRGAAVGAGLNLALATDLRVVSRTARLLPGFAQIGIHPGGGHFTLLHRAAGREAAAAMGVFGEEVDGERAAALGMAWAAVDDADVEGTAMALASRVARDPALARHLVASFRRETAPGGVPWDVAVELERSPQMWSLRRRRTP, from the coding sequence ATGAGCGAGGCACCCGTCCCCGAGGTCCGGTACGACGTCGTCGACGGCGTCGCCGTCCTCACCCTCGACGCCCCGTCGCGCCGCAACGCGCTGAGCGTCGCCATGGCCGGCGAGCTGGCCGCGGCGGTCGCGCGGGCCGACGGCGACCCGGCGGTCGGGGCCGTCGTCGTGACCGGCGGGCCCCACTTCTGCGCCGGCGCCGAGCGGAGCGTCCTCGCCGACGCGGGGGAGGACCCGGTCGAGGACGGCCGCTACCGCGCCCTCGGCGCGGTCTACGAGGCGTTCACCCGCGTCGGGACGGCCACGGTGCCCACCGTCGCCGCCGTCCGCGGCGCCGCCGTCGGCGCCGGGCTCAACCTGGCGCTCGCCACCGACCTGCGGGTCGTCTCGCGCACCGCCCGGCTGCTGCCCGGCTTCGCCCAGATCGGGATCCACCCCGGCGGCGGGCACTTCACCCTGCTGCACCGGGCGGCCGGGAGGGAGGCCGCCGCCGCGATGGGCGTGTTCGGCGAGGAGGTCGACGGCGAGCGGGCCGCCGCGCTCGGCATGGCCTGGGCGGCCGTCGACGACGCCGACGTCGAGGGGACGGCGATGGCCCTCGCGAGCCGGGTCGCCCGCGATCCCGCCCTGGCCCGCCACCTCGTCGCGAGCTTCCGGCGCGAGACCGCCCCGGGTGGGGTGCCGTGGGACGTCGCGGTCGAGCTGGAGCGGTCGCCGCAGATGTGGTCGCTGCGGCGTCGCCGTACCCCCTGA
- a CDS encoding acetoin utilization protein AcuC: MPTQALVVWSPGFTRYDFGPSHPMSPVRLDLTARLCDAFGLLGGEGVRVHEPEVPDDALLTTVHDRDYVAAVRDLSTHPHDADGTWGLGTDDDPAFPAMHEASARICAGTRDACEAVWTGEAAHAVNFCGGLHHAMPGAAAGFCIYNDIAVGIRWLLDQGVERVAYVDTDVHHGDGVERAFWDDPRVLTISLHETGRALFPGTGFPTDIGGPDAQGYAVNVALPPGTGDGAWLRAFHSSVVPLLRAFQPQVLVTQHGCDTHAHDPLAHLALSVDAQRAAAEELHRLSHQLCDGRWVALGGGGYEVVDVVPRTWTHLTAIAAHRPIAVEEPVPTEWREHVQHLTGRPGPSRMGDLPVGGGPLWWRSWDVGYDPDDPLDRAVMATRQAVFPLHGLDVWFD, from the coding sequence ATGCCAACGCAGGCGCTGGTGGTCTGGAGCCCGGGCTTCACCCGCTACGACTTCGGTCCCAGCCACCCGATGTCGCCGGTCCGGCTCGACCTGACCGCGCGGCTCTGCGACGCCTTCGGCCTGCTCGGCGGCGAGGGGGTGCGGGTGCACGAGCCCGAGGTGCCCGACGACGCGCTGCTGACCACGGTGCACGACCGCGACTACGTCGCCGCGGTGCGCGACCTGTCGACCCACCCGCACGACGCGGACGGCACCTGGGGGCTCGGCACCGACGACGACCCGGCCTTCCCGGCCATGCACGAGGCGAGCGCCCGGATCTGCGCGGGCACCCGCGACGCCTGCGAGGCGGTCTGGACCGGCGAGGCCGCGCACGCGGTGAACTTCTGCGGCGGCCTGCACCACGCGATGCCCGGCGCCGCCGCCGGCTTCTGCATCTACAACGACATCGCCGTGGGCATCCGCTGGCTGCTCGACCAGGGCGTCGAGCGCGTCGCGTACGTCGACACCGACGTCCACCACGGCGACGGGGTCGAGCGCGCGTTCTGGGACGACCCCCGCGTGCTGACGATCTCGCTGCACGAGACCGGCCGAGCCCTCTTCCCGGGAACCGGCTTCCCGACCGACATCGGCGGCCCCGACGCGCAGGGCTACGCCGTCAACGTCGCCCTGCCCCCCGGCACCGGCGACGGCGCGTGGCTGCGGGCGTTCCACTCCAGCGTCGTGCCGCTGCTGCGCGCCTTCCAGCCCCAGGTCCTCGTCACCCAGCACGGCTGCGACACCCACGCGCACGACCCGCTCGCCCACCTGGCGCTGTCGGTCGACGCGCAGCGTGCCGCCGCGGAGGAGCTGCACCGGCTCTCCCACCAGCTGTGCGACGGCCGCTGGGTCGCCCTGGGCGGCGGCGGGTACGAGGTCGTCGACGTCGTCCCGCGCACGTGGACCCACCTGACCGCGATCGCCGCGCACCGGCCGATCGCCGTGGAGGAACCCGTCCCCACCGAGTGGCGCGAGCACGTCCAGCACCTCACCGGTCGTCCCGGCCCCTCGCGGATGGGCGACCTGCCCGTCGGGGGAGGCCCGCTGTGGTGGCGCTCGTGGGACGTCGGCTACGACCCCGACGACCCGCTGGACCGGGCCGTCATGGCGACCCGTCAGGCGGTCTTCCCGCTGCACGGCCTCGACGTCTGGTTCGACTGA